The following are from one region of the Sandaracinus amylolyticus genome:
- the moeB gene encoding molybdopterin-synthase adenylyltransferase MoeB, which translates to MARTYADLLQDVKGSVQQVSLEEIKRRLEAREGYVFVDVREKDEWRQGYVPGALHLPRGFLEMQAESKLPDKKAKIVVYCAGGVRSAFAAKTLSELGYQNVESANPGFVRWKDLGYPLEKPAELTPAQLDRYSRHILLPEVGERGQERLLNARVLLLGAGGLGSPAALYLAAAGVGTIGIIDNDAVDASNLQRQVLHGTDRVGTPKVESAARTMQNLNPDVKVIPFQSRLTSANVDEVFDHGWDVIVDGLDNFPTRYLVNDASVWKKIPVVHGSIFRFDGQVTTFWPEKGPCYRCLYPEPPPAHLAPSCAEAGVLGILPGVIGTVQATEAIKIILGKGEPLVGRLLTYDSMKMQFRTLKLRRDPECPVCGSNPTIHEYIDYEGFCAR; encoded by the coding sequence ATGGCCAGGACGTACGCCGATCTGCTGCAGGACGTGAAGGGCTCGGTGCAGCAGGTCTCGCTCGAGGAGATCAAGCGCCGGCTCGAGGCGCGCGAAGGATACGTCTTCGTGGACGTGCGCGAGAAGGACGAGTGGCGGCAGGGCTACGTGCCCGGCGCGCTGCACCTGCCGCGCGGCTTCCTCGAGATGCAAGCGGAGTCGAAGCTCCCGGACAAGAAGGCGAAGATCGTTGTGTACTGCGCGGGCGGCGTGCGCAGCGCGTTCGCGGCGAAGACGCTGAGCGAGCTCGGCTACCAGAACGTCGAGAGCGCCAACCCCGGCTTCGTGCGCTGGAAGGATCTCGGCTATCCGCTCGAGAAGCCCGCGGAGCTCACGCCCGCGCAGCTCGATCGCTACTCGCGCCACATCCTCCTGCCCGAGGTCGGCGAGCGCGGTCAGGAGCGCCTCCTCAACGCGCGCGTCCTGCTGCTCGGCGCGGGCGGGCTCGGATCGCCGGCCGCGCTCTACCTCGCGGCGGCGGGTGTCGGCACGATCGGCATCATCGACAACGACGCGGTCGACGCGTCGAACCTGCAGCGTCAGGTGCTCCACGGCACCGATCGCGTCGGCACGCCGAAGGTCGAGAGCGCCGCGCGCACGATGCAGAACCTCAACCCCGACGTGAAGGTGATCCCCTTCCAGTCGCGGCTCACGAGCGCCAACGTCGACGAGGTGTTCGATCACGGCTGGGACGTGATCGTCGACGGGCTCGACAACTTCCCGACGCGCTACCTCGTGAACGACGCGAGCGTCTGGAAGAAGATCCCGGTGGTCCACGGATCGATCTTCCGCTTCGACGGACAGGTCACGACGTTCTGGCCCGAGAAGGGCCCCTGCTATCGCTGCCTGTACCCGGAGCCGCCGCCTGCGCACCTCGCGCCGAGCTGCGCGGAGGCGGGCGTGCTCGGGATCCTTCCGGGCGTGATCGGGACCGTGCAGGCGACCGAGGCGATCAAGATCATCCTCGGCAAGGGCGAGCCGCTCGTCGGTCGCCTGCTGACGTACGACTCGATGAAGATGCAGTTCCGCACGCTGAAGCTGCGCCGCGACCCCGAGTGCCCGGTGTGTGGATCGAACCCGACGATCCACGAGTACATCGACTACGAAGGCTTCTGCGCGCGCTAG
- a CDS encoding lamin tail domain-containing protein, translating into MRWWLRVIVAGAIACTGCATGSGGVEDAGRGQDASTLDGAVADAGRDGGRDASVDAMVIDSGPRDSGMPIDSGTDAGAMDSGPATCPPTATNLAIVELMIRTETGTEDRGEWIELLNAGDCLIDLGGLEISSPPATYTIPAGHLLEPGERFVLAQSTVAAENRGLVYDLSYTGSNIVLDNNGDTLALIAGGTTIDSITWSSAIVPEKYSFEFPDTRPIAQNASLGNWCQASISNIYSNTAGGPYYGTPGAPNGACP; encoded by the coding sequence ATGCGGTGGTGGCTCCGTGTGATCGTGGCGGGCGCGATCGCGTGCACAGGCTGCGCGACGGGCAGCGGCGGCGTCGAGGACGCGGGCAGAGGCCAGGACGCGAGCACGCTCGACGGAGCGGTGGCGGACGCGGGGCGCGACGGTGGGCGCGACGCGAGCGTCGACGCGATGGTGATCGACTCGGGACCGCGCGACAGCGGCATGCCGATCGACTCGGGCACCGACGCGGGCGCGATGGACTCGGGGCCCGCGACCTGCCCGCCGACGGCGACCAACCTCGCGATCGTCGAGCTGATGATCCGGACCGAGACCGGCACCGAGGATCGCGGCGAGTGGATCGAGCTGCTGAACGCAGGTGACTGCCTGATCGACCTCGGTGGGCTCGAGATCTCGAGCCCTCCTGCGACGTACACGATCCCGGCGGGACACCTCCTCGAGCCCGGTGAGCGCTTCGTGCTCGCGCAGAGCACCGTCGCGGCGGAGAACCGCGGGCTCGTCTACGACCTCTCGTACACCGGCTCGAACATCGTGCTCGACAACAACGGCGACACGCTCGCGCTGATCGCCGGCGGCACGACCATCGACAGCATCACGTGGAGCTCCGCGATCGTCCCGGAGAAGTACTCGTTCGAGTTCCCGGACACCCGCCCGATCGCGCAGAACGCGTCGCTCGGCAACTGGTGCCAGGCGAGCATCAGCAACATCTACTCGAACACCGCCGGAGGCCCGTACTACGGCACGCCGGGCGCGCCGAACGGAGCTTGCCCCTGA
- a CDS encoding sigma-70 family RNA polymerase sigma factor yields the protein MNVERETRTCQMVDFEREVLRHRRELIGAGLRLTGSRAEAEDLVQDAVMRAWTFWHRFEPGTNGRAWMHRILLNTFINGYRRKRRERDILQAVHAEELREQGWDGHIGDAPGEGLGDEVQAALDALPEDFRRVVVLVDLEERSYRDAADAIGCPIGTVMSRLHRARRAMKRQLEEYADREGYVAEAA from the coding sequence ATGAACGTCGAGCGAGAGACGCGTACCTGCCAGATGGTCGACTTCGAGCGCGAGGTGCTGCGGCACCGACGCGAGCTGATCGGCGCCGGGCTACGACTGACCGGCTCACGCGCCGAGGCCGAGGACCTGGTGCAGGACGCGGTCATGCGCGCTTGGACCTTCTGGCACCGCTTCGAGCCGGGCACGAACGGGCGCGCGTGGATGCATCGCATCCTGCTCAACACGTTCATCAACGGCTATCGCCGCAAGCGCCGCGAGCGCGACATCCTGCAGGCGGTGCACGCCGAGGAGCTGCGCGAGCAGGGCTGGGATGGCCACATCGGAGACGCGCCCGGCGAGGGGCTCGGCGACGAGGTCCAGGCCGCGCTCGACGCGCTGCCCGAGGACTTCCGCCGCGTCGTGGTGCTCGTCGATCTCGAGGAGCGCTCGTACCGCGACGCCGCCGACGCGATCGGCTGCCCGATCGGCACCGTGATGTCGCGCCTGCACCGCGCGCGTCGCGCGATGAAGCGCCAGCTCGAGGAGTACGCGGACCGCGAAGGCTACGTCGCCGAGGCCGCGTGA
- a CDS encoding NAD(P)H-hydrate dehydratase encodes MLPLVGRDESRAIDGKAIAAGVPGLVLMENAGRGATDVLCARFADRLRRPLIVGGPGQNGGDAWVVARHLVVRGVRPECVVLGDPAKVAGDARVNLDALRGLGIDVRVIAEGDLDHLESLATRASVIVDGIFGTGLDRAIDGFRAAAITKLAASGVPCFALDLPSGLDAQTGAVLGVVLPARVTATFAAHKRGLHQHPGVDHAGEVVLVDIGVPAPTDTRASLLERSDLARLVPVRPADAHKGSAGHVAIFAGSPGRTGAALLSGLGAMRAGAGLVTLAPRGAARAALDAKVIELMTTEIPEALEAGVAAALRECEQRDAGVLGPGVGLDATARAYATRLAVEATIPLVLDADALTALAADPTVLTKARAPRVLTPHPGEASRLLGTTTAEVQAARYHAAEQLAARTGQIVVLKGARTIIASRQRLAVCPAGTPALGVAGTGDVLSGVIAALLASSGPHQDDVFHAACAGVLAHAMAGELAAVADRGLFAREVADAVPHALARSRAHAASAT; translated from the coding sequence ATGCTGCCGCTCGTCGGACGGGACGAATCGAGGGCGATCGACGGGAAGGCGATCGCGGCGGGTGTGCCCGGGCTCGTGCTGATGGAGAACGCGGGGCGCGGCGCGACCGACGTGCTGTGCGCACGCTTCGCGGATCGACTGCGCCGTCCGCTGATCGTGGGCGGGCCCGGACAGAACGGCGGCGATGCGTGGGTGGTCGCGCGGCACCTCGTGGTGCGCGGCGTGCGGCCCGAGTGCGTCGTGCTCGGCGATCCCGCGAAGGTCGCGGGCGACGCGCGGGTGAACCTCGACGCGCTGCGCGGGCTCGGCATCGACGTGCGGGTGATCGCGGAGGGCGATCTCGATCACCTCGAGTCGCTCGCGACGCGCGCGAGCGTGATCGTCGACGGCATCTTCGGCACCGGGCTCGATCGCGCGATCGACGGGTTCCGCGCCGCGGCGATCACGAAGCTCGCGGCGAGCGGAGTGCCGTGCTTCGCGCTCGATCTGCCCAGCGGCCTCGACGCGCAGACCGGCGCGGTGCTCGGCGTGGTGCTGCCCGCGCGCGTCACCGCTACGTTCGCCGCGCACAAGCGCGGGCTCCATCAGCATCCGGGGGTCGATCACGCGGGCGAGGTCGTGCTCGTCGACATCGGCGTGCCTGCGCCGACCGACACGCGCGCATCGCTGCTCGAGCGATCCGATCTCGCGCGCCTGGTGCCGGTGCGTCCGGCCGATGCGCACAAGGGCAGCGCCGGGCACGTCGCGATCTTCGCGGGCTCGCCGGGGCGCACCGGCGCGGCGCTGCTCTCGGGCCTCGGCGCGATGCGCGCCGGCGCAGGGCTCGTGACGCTGGCACCTCGCGGAGCCGCGCGCGCCGCGCTCGACGCGAAGGTGATCGAGCTGATGACCACCGAGATCCCCGAGGCGCTCGAGGCCGGTGTCGCCGCTGCGCTGCGCGAGTGCGAGCAACGCGACGCAGGCGTGCTCGGCCCCGGCGTCGGTCTCGACGCGACGGCGCGCGCCTACGCGACGCGCCTCGCGGTCGAAGCGACGATCCCGCTCGTGCTCGACGCCGACGCGCTCACCGCGCTCGCCGCCGATCCCACCGTGCTCACGAAAGCGCGCGCGCCGCGCGTGCTCACGCCGCACCCCGGCGAGGCCTCGCGTCTCCTCGGCACCACCACCGCCGAGGTCCAGGCCGCGCGTTATCACGCCGCGGAGCAGCTCGCGGCGCGCACCGGTCAGATCGTCGTGCTCAAGGGCGCGCGCACGATCATCGCGTCACGCCAGCGTCTCGCCGTGTGCCCCGCAGGGACGCCGGCGCTCGGCGTGGCGGGCACGGGCGACGTGCTGAGCGGCGTGATCGCGGCGCTGCTGGCGTCGTCGGGACCTCACCAGGACGACGTCTTCCACGCGGCGTGTGCCGGCGTGCTCGCGCACGCGATGGCAGGCGAGCTCGCCGCGGTCGCGGATCGTGGGCTCTTCGCGCGCGAGGTCGCGGACGCCGTGCCGCACGCGCTGGCGCGCTCGCGCGCTCACGCGGCCTCGGCGACGTAG
- a CDS encoding pyridoxine 5'-phosphate synthase: MRVRLHVNVDHVATIRQARGTEYPDPVEAAMLCEWAGAHGITVHLREDRRHIQLRDVEVLRRTVKTMLNLEMAATEEMVRIALQVRPDLVTLVPERREERTTEGGLDVRGQLAALRNVRERLDATGIPTSLFVDPDEDQVQASIETGAAMIELHTGDYAEEARRGHETTELDRLARAASYARVHAPSMKVAAGHGLTARNVVPLVARVPELVELNIGHALISDAVLVGLDRAVQRFLRAIEEGEQLR, translated from the coding sequence ATGCGCGTTCGTCTCCACGTCAACGTCGATCACGTCGCGACCATCCGTCAGGCGCGCGGCACCGAATATCCGGATCCCGTCGAGGCCGCGATGCTCTGCGAGTGGGCCGGCGCGCACGGCATCACGGTCCACCTCCGCGAGGATCGGCGGCACATCCAGCTGCGCGACGTCGAGGTCCTGCGCCGCACCGTGAAGACGATGCTGAACCTCGAGATGGCGGCGACCGAGGAGATGGTCCGCATCGCGCTGCAGGTGCGGCCCGACCTCGTCACGCTGGTGCCCGAGCGCCGCGAGGAGCGCACCACCGAGGGCGGGCTCGACGTGCGCGGTCAGCTCGCGGCGCTGCGCAACGTGCGCGAGCGCCTCGACGCGACGGGCATCCCGACGAGCCTGTTCGTGGATCCCGACGAGGATCAGGTGCAGGCCTCGATCGAGACCGGCGCTGCGATGATCGAGCTGCACACCGGCGACTACGCCGAAGAAGCGCGACGCGGGCACGAGACGACCGAGCTCGATCGACTCGCGCGCGCCGCGAGCTACGCGCGCGTGCACGCGCCGTCGATGAAGGTCGCGGCGGGGCACGGCCTCACCGCGCGCAACGTGGTCCCGCTGGTCGCGCGCGTGCCCGAGCTGGTCGAGCTCAACATCGGCCACGCGCTGATCTCGGACGCGGTGCTGGTCGGTCTCGATCGCGCGGTGCAGCGCTTCCTGCGCGCGATCGAAGAGGGCGAGCAGCTGCGCTGA
- a CDS encoding ribonuclease Z, producing MARAVSDRDRRRRARTNARAPHARARQRRLRLKLAILGSGTAIPHPRRGASGYALIAPSGEVLLIECGPGSTRRWPAFGITFERVRAIVVTHHHVDHCADLAPVMFGRNVPDPPVRTPLAMIGPVGHHALVDGLEGLYGSAVMDPFGMREVIEMKDGDRRIVGPFTIDTREVLHVAGSLGLRVTCGGRVLAFSGDTGKCPELVALCRGAHVALLECSYPAARATTKHLNTRTAAETAVDAQLSRVVLTHFYPQCDDVDVAGEVRTAGYTGELVLAEDGLVLDV from the coding sequence GTGGCACGCGCAGTGTCGGACCGAGACCGTCGACGTCGTGCTCGCACGAACGCACGAGCACCACACGCTCGTGCGCGTCAGCGGAGACTACGTCTGAAGCTCGCGATCCTCGGCTCGGGCACCGCGATCCCGCATCCGCGACGCGGCGCGAGCGGCTATGCGCTGATCGCACCGAGCGGCGAGGTGCTGCTCATCGAGTGCGGGCCCGGCAGCACGCGACGCTGGCCCGCGTTCGGGATCACGTTCGAGCGCGTGCGCGCGATCGTGGTGACGCACCACCACGTCGATCACTGCGCGGACCTCGCGCCCGTGATGTTCGGGCGCAACGTGCCCGATCCGCCGGTGCGCACGCCGCTCGCGATGATCGGCCCGGTCGGGCACCACGCGCTCGTCGATGGGCTCGAAGGTCTCTACGGCAGCGCCGTGATGGATCCTTTCGGCATGCGCGAGGTGATCGAGATGAAGGACGGCGATCGACGCATCGTCGGGCCCTTCACGATCGACACGCGCGAGGTGCTGCACGTCGCGGGCTCGCTCGGGCTGCGCGTGACCTGCGGCGGGCGCGTGCTCGCGTTCAGCGGCGACACCGGCAAGTGCCCGGAGCTGGTCGCGCTCTGTCGCGGCGCCCACGTCGCGCTGCTCGAATGCAGCTATCCCGCCGCGCGCGCGACGACGAAGCACCTGAACACGCGCACCGCCGCGGAGACCGCCGTGGACGCGCAGCTCTCGCGCGTGGTGCTCACGCACTTCTATCCGCAGTGCGACGACGTCGACGTCGCAGGCGAGGTGCGCACCGCGGGCTACACGGGCGAGCTCGTGCTCGCCGAGGACGGCTTGGTCCTCGACGTGTAG